The window AGCAGCAATTCTTTAAATAGATAGTAGAAATAATGAGATGATCTTACAAAATCATGATTGTAATAGTAATATAAGTTATACAATCGCGCTTCTTTACTTCAACTGATTTCTCCAATTAAAAGagattgtttgaaaaaaaaaattgtaaagcaaaaagatgcaaaacgtctaatctaacaaaatctatcgtttgaccaaaaaaacaaaaaaaaaagcagaacgTCCTAACTTCAACTCCTATGTAAAAATAGAGATTCACAAGAATTTTATATAAACCTAAAAACTAAATGCTGAAGTTTGTTATGACTATTACAACTGCAATTTTAGTGCCCGAATCTTGAGTTAAAAAGGATAAGAAGTTGTGAGGGTGGTGTGTTTCGACTCTTGAACGATGACATATTGGGGGTTACTAAGGATCAGGATATTTGTATCatgatttatttttgtttgttcggGTGTTTAACCCCCACCCCCATTTTACCAAGACCGGACATTCTTACAGCAATTAGAGGGACAATTGTACAGCAACGTTCGCTAAACATGACATCCAACAGCTTTCTATTTTCCAATCACTTAAAAGTTAAGATGAACAAGCCCAAGACTTAAAAACAGGATGTATTAACTGGTTCTACGAAAAAGGAGAGTAAAATTAGCAACTAAACTTTTTATAGTGACAACTAGAGGGAGAGTAAAATAACATACCAAGACTACTACACATTGATTTTGGACAATGACACAATTTTTCGCAACAGCAATAGGACCAATATCATGCGATAATGCTCCATTTCTAGACTATAATATGACAAATCCTTTATATATGTTAGGCATATAAGTGCAATTTTCCCATTAGTGGACATCAAAGGTTGTCGACTGGTGAGTATTCAGACTAGAACAGTGATATAGGACGAAAGATCGAGTTCCAGATGAATTATGTGAAGCAGAATATAACATCATACTATTTCATAACAATACATTATGGCATTCACAACGCAAAGAATAGGCTTGCAGGTCTTGAGATTTGGTGTTATAGAGGAGAAAGAAATctccttcaacaaacaacatagATTTCGGCAGCAGAACTAAAACAAGAATACTCTTGGTAGTTCTCAAAGGTATCTCTCGTCGCAATGTCATAAGGTTCCATTCAATAAAAGAAATTGCTATAGAAACCATTAACTTTAAAGACTAGCAATGACACACATCGCATATGCCAAACATCCAACACCGTAACAGGAGATTATGTATATCATCATTCAGAAACAGATGCCAAATCCAACGGTTCagaattgaatcaaaacaaaTGAGGTGAGGAAGTACCAGTCACTGTTGCTGCTGATTTTGCTGCTGGTTCTGAGGGTTGGGTGGAGGTGGCATTCCAGGACGAGGCGGTCCAAACATATGCATTCCACCGCCAGGTGGAGGCGGCATTCCGGGACGGGGTGGGGGAGCTTGCATTCCGGGGCGAGGTGGAGGCGGTGGACCCCTCATCATCTGCCCAGGGGGCGGAGGTCCCATCGGCCTCTGCCCAAACTGCATCTGTGGCGGGCCAGGGAATTGCTGAGGTGGACCCCCACCAGGAGGCCTAGCAAACTGAGGGGGCGGAACACCAGGAGGTGGACCACGACCCATCGGAGGTTGCCCGGGATATCCAGGCATCTGCCCGGGTGGACGAATCACTGGAGCGGCCGGGTACGACATAGGCGGCGCGGAGAGGTTCGGAACTGGCGGGCGCGAGATCTGGGGCTGCATCATACCTGGGGCTGGTCCACCGACGCCGCGAACCGGGCCAGAGAGACCGGGCTGGGCCTGGGCGAGAGGAGCAGtggggatacctcgtccggcgGCGCGGCCCAATCCTGGACCAGCCAAAGCGGCGGCGCTGGCTGCCTTAGCTCGAGACTCTTCCTGAGGAGGCGGGCCCTCGACGGTCATTGACACGACCTCTTCGCCGCGGAGGAGTACGAGGCCTAGTGTCCGGCGGTCGTCGCGCTCCTCGTTGGTCTTCTTGCCTTTCAGTGGCGGCAACTTCCGGAACTCCTCGCAGTCGCCGAGGACGAGGTTCATGTGGCGATCGAAGGCCATGAACTTGCCGACGAGCTGCCTCCCGTCTTGGATCGTCACTCGCATCCGATAGTTTATGAATTGCAGCATCTTGGAGCTCTTTGACATCGACATTGTGGCGGCGGGTGGTGGCCTCTGCCGTCCTCCGCGCTCAGGGCTTCTCGGGGTTTTGGAGACGGAGTGGAAGAAAAGAGGATTTGAaaaccctagggttttggatttgggttttttttttttttaattgaatttaGATTTAATCCAAGATCGGAATGGATTTAAAATTCAAGTCAATTGTGCAGTTTGTTGACCCACGAGAAGGATTTGGGCGTTCAACCGGCCCAGGATTTGGGCGTACAACCGGCCCAGGATTTGGGCCTACAAACCCCAACTCTTTTAGTTGACAGAAAATATTTGTGGATTTGGATTTATctttattgaatttacattgCTTATTTTTAGCTACTATATTTAGAATTTCATTTTAATCTCACTTTATGTTTTATAATTCAAAAATTACCATTGTACTCTCTGAAACTTAAAATTCGTCCCACTTTGTGGACTCTCTTCTACCTGAAATTTATAGGTTGCCTCCTAAAACATATATAGGACCCAACACCCAATAAGACTCCATCAcatgtaaaataaatttgattataaattttCATTATACGTCAATATTCAtcaataaaagaataataaatttaaaaagaaatcaaatgaaagtcAACAAGTTAAGGATGAGCATGTATCACTTGCCTtagtataaaatataattttcatGTTCTAAAGGTGTTTTTCAACAACTTTTACTTGGAGGATTCCATCACGTGAAAAgtgatgtaacatcccacattgtccAAGAGAGTGGAtactgtaagccttatatgtatattctcatctctacctagcacaaggctttttaggaactcactggcttcaggttccatcagaacttcgaagttaagcgagtttgcgcgaaagtaatctcatgatgggtgacctactaggaagttctcgtgtgagtttctagaaacaaaaccgtaagggcgtggtcggggcccaaagaggacaatattgtgctacggtggagtcgagcccgagatgtggtgggggcctggggcgggatgtgacaatttggtatcagaaccaatccctggccggaagtgtgccgacgaggacgtcggggcCCTAAGGggagtggattgtaacatcccacatcgcccaggggagtggatactataagtcttatatgtatattcccatctctacatagcacgagacattttgggagctcactggcttcgagttccatcagaactccgaagttaagtgagtttgggcgagagtaatcccatgatgggtgacccactgggaagttctcgtgtgagtttccagaaacaaaaccgtgagggcatggtcggggcttaaagcggacaatattgtgctatagTGGAGTCGAGCTCGAGATGTGGTAGGGGCCCAGGGCGGGATGTGACAgtgacataaaaataaattttattatcAATTGCCATAATTCATTTCAATTAATTATCATATTGGAATTTTGTAACTGTTATATACATGTGTAATCTCTTCTGTCACTTTATGTGAAGCTACTTACGTTTATTTTGTAGCTAAATTAACTTTATCATCAACATCAAGTGAATTGACAAGAAAATTAatacatatatcataaactGTTTCGGTTaacttttactttatataactATTGCATGCCTTCTATGTATGTACACGTGAAACAAGTTAATGATATTTAAATTTTCTAACTGTTAGATGCATGTGTCACCTCCTCTGTTAGTTCACGTGAAATTGTTAACGCTTCTTTTGTCGTCAAACAAACTTTATTATCAATATCACGTGAACTAGCAAGAAAAGTAATAAGTGTGTCATAAACTATTTCGTTTAACTTTTACTTTATGTAACTACTGCCTGCCTTCTATGTATCTTCACGTGAAGAGAGtgaataatatttaaaatttgtaactGTTATATGCA is drawn from Malus domestica chromosome 14, GDT2T_hap1 and contains these coding sequences:
- the LOC103455192 gene encoding uncharacterized protein, encoding MSMSKSSKMLQFINYRMRVTIQDGRQLVGKFMAFDRHMNLVLGDCEEFRKLPPLKGKKTNEERDDRRTLGLVLLRGEEVVSMTVEGPPPQEESRAKAASAAALAGPGLGRAAGRGIPTAPLAQAQPGLSGPVRGVGGPAPGMMQPQISRPPVPNLSAPPMSYPAAPVIRPPGQMPGYPGQPPMGRGPPPGVPPPQFARPPGGGPPQQFPGPPQMQFGQRPMGPPPPGQMMRGPPPPPRPGMQAPPPRPGMPPPPGGGMHMFGPPRPGMPPPPNPQNQQQNQQQQ